The Deltaproteobacteria bacterium genome has a window encoding:
- a CDS encoding saccharopine dehydrogenase family protein, whose protein sequence is MSSVLIIGAGGVGRVVTHKCVMNRDVFERIVLASRTLSKCEQIRDEIGGDRIEVAHVDADNVSELVDLIKLVKPDVVINVALPYQDLTIMEACLRCGVDYLDTANYEHPDTAKFEYKEQWAYNGRYRDAELMALLGSGFDPGVTNVFCAYAQKHFFDEIHTIDILDCNAGDHGYPFATNFNPEINIREVTAKGRYWEEGKWIETEPMEIKIVHDYPEIGPRDSYLLYHEEMESLVKHMKGLKRIRFFMTFGESYLTHLRVLQNVGMTRIDEVEFEGKKIVPIQFLKALLPDPASLGPRTKGKTNIGCIFKGIKDGKEKSIYIYNICDHEETCKETKSQAVSYTTGVPAMIGAKLMLEGKWKVPGTLNMEQMDPDPFMEELNRQGLPWHVKEV, encoded by the coding sequence ATGAGCAGTGTATTGATAATCGGGGCCGGTGGCGTCGGCAGGGTTGTCACCCATAAGTGTGTCATGAACAGGGACGTTTTTGAGAGGATTGTTCTTGCGAGCCGTACTTTGAGCAAGTGTGAGCAGATAAGGGATGAAATTGGGGGTGACAGGATCGAGGTTGCCCATGTCGATGCAGACAACGTGTCTGAGCTTGTTGATCTTATTAAACTCGTAAAACCCGATGTTGTCATCAATGTGGCGCTTCCTTACCAGGATTTGACCATTATGGAGGCCTGCCTCCGGTGCGGTGTTGATTATCTCGATACGGCCAATTATGAACACCCTGATACGGCGAAGTTTGAATACAAGGAGCAGTGGGCCTACAATGGAAGGTATCGTGATGCCGAGCTTATGGCGCTCCTCGGCAGTGGTTTTGACCCCGGTGTAACCAATGTTTTTTGCGCCTATGCTCAGAAGCATTTTTTTGATGAAATCCATACCATCGATATTCTTGACTGTAATGCCGGTGATCATGGTTATCCCTTTGCCACTAACTTTAATCCTGAAATCAATATCCGTGAAGTGACCGCCAAAGGCCGTTACTGGGAAGAAGGAAAATGGATCGAAACGGAGCCTATGGAAATCAAAATTGTTCATGATTATCCCGAAATCGGCCCCCGGGACTCTTACCTTCTTTATCACGAAGAGATGGAATCACTGGTTAAGCATATGAAAGGGCTCAAAAGAATACGTTTTTTCATGACCTTCGGTGAAAGCTACCTGACCCATTTAAGAGTGCTGCAGAATGTGGGGATGACAAGGATCGATGAAGTAGAATTTGAGGGGAAAAAGATCGTACCTATCCAGTTCCTTAAAGCTCTCCTCCCCGATCCGGCATCACTTGGACCGAGGACAAAAGGTAAAACCAATATTGGCTGTATCTTTAAGGGGATTAAGGATGGCAAAGAAAAAAGCATCTATATATACAATATCTGTGACCATGAAGAAACCTGCAAAGAAACCAAATCACAGGCCGTATCCTACACGACGGGCGTTCCTGCCATGATCGGGGCCAAACTTATGCTGGA
- a CDS encoding TraR/DksA C4-type zinc finger protein: MSHYERISEKLMSKREILLSRIDKINLDYSSPLNRDSSEQAIELENAEVLSGIHKGALEELNQIDRTLELIEKDEYGTCRMCGMPIPVKRLEAIPYTCYCVTCAGKR; the protein is encoded by the coding sequence ATGTCTCACTATGAAAGAATCAGTGAAAAACTAATGAGTAAGCGAGAAATTCTTCTCTCAAGAATAGATAAAATCAACCTCGATTACTCCAGTCCACTTAACAGAGACTCTTCAGAGCAGGCAATTGAACTCGAAAACGCGGAAGTGCTAAGCGGCATTCATAAAGGAGCATTGGAAGAGCTTAACCAGATAGACAGAACGCTTGAGTTAATTGAGAAAGACGAATACGGAACCTGCCGCATGTGCGGGATGCCGATTCCTGTAAAGCGTCTCGAAGCAATTCCTTACACCTGCTATTGCGTTACCTGTGCGGGTAAAAGATAG
- a CDS encoding DUF465 domain-containing protein yields MVEKHDLLHEFPEHRERIHTLKLENNYFLRLFDEYHEVDREVRRIEAEVEVSSDFYLEDKKKERLLLKDRLYKIITASA; encoded by the coding sequence ATGGTCGAAAAGCATGATTTGTTACATGAATTCCCTGAACATCGTGAACGTATCCACACTCTCAAGTTGGAGAATAACTACTTCCTGCGCCTTTTTGATGAATACCATGAAGTTGACCGTGAAGTAAGAAGAATAGAGGCTGAAGTTGAAGTATCTTCTGATTTTTACCTGGAAGATAAGAAGAAAGAGCGTCTCCTGCTTAAGGATCGACTCTATAAAATTATTACTGCTTCTGCCTGA
- a CDS encoding response regulator transcription factor, whose product MINILIADDHPLIRQGLRKVLSSPGDMLVVDEATTCHEVFDKIRKHKYDVIILDIIMPGQSGLDIVKDIKNEFPRLAVLILSACPEDQYAVRALKLGASGYLTKEGALDELIDAVRKVSCGGKHVSKSVAERLAYAIEDNLKIDPHEKLSNREYEVMRMIATGKTVKEIAESLFLSEKTIGTYRARVLEKMNLKNNSEITYYAVKHGLIE is encoded by the coding sequence ATGATAAATATTTTAATTGCAGATGATCACCCCCTTATCAGGCAGGGCCTGAGGAAGGTTTTATCTTCTCCTGGCGATATGCTTGTTGTTGATGAGGCGACCACTTGTCATGAAGTGTTTGATAAAATACGTAAGCATAAATATGATGTCATTATTCTTGATATTATCATGCCGGGACAGAGTGGCCTCGATATTGTCAAGGATATAAAAAATGAATTTCCACGGCTGGCTGTCCTCATTTTGAGCGCTTGCCCCGAAGATCAATATGCTGTTCGGGCCTTGAAATTAGGTGCTTCCGGATATTTAACTAAAGAGGGCGCTCTTGATGAATTAATCGATGCTGTTCGTAAGGTTTCATGTGGTGGTAAACATGTGAGCAAATCAGTGGCAGAGAGGTTGGCCTATGCCATTGAGGATAACCTGAAAATAGATCCTCATGAAAAGCTTTCAAATCGTGAATATGAAGTGATGCGCATGATTGCTACCGGGAAAACAGTTAAAGAAATTGCAGAATCGTTATTTTTAAGTGAAAAGACAATTGGTACCTACAGGGCCAGGGTTCTTGAAAAAATGAACCTGAAAAACAATTCAGAGATTACATACTACGCCGTAAAACATGGATTAATAGAATAA